The following proteins are co-located in the Melanotaenia boesemani isolate fMelBoe1 chromosome 5, fMelBoe1.pri, whole genome shotgun sequence genome:
- the si:dkey-183c6.8 gene encoding protein O-GlcNAcase isoform X1 — MMEEKQFLCGVVEGFYGRPWSMDQRKVLFQWMQRWGLNTYLYGPKDDLKHRLLWREVYSPEEEGKLRTLIVEAQSRGLKFVYALSPGQDIVFSSSCDLTLLKRKLRQVSDLGCQAFAILFDDIDHSMCQADSEAFASFAHAQVTVTNEIYRFLGEPPVFLFCPTEYCGSLCSPSVSKSPYLQTVGEDLLPNITVIWTGSKVISRKLSVDCLAEVESVLQRPPLIWDNLHANDYDSRRLFLGPFKGRESQLRSHLRGLLLNPNCEFEANYIPLHTLGSWHRAGQEDMKDEECEYCPERALSAALHDWLEELNQPLQAGRQSVRTDQRASIPTSRCKTPDRSDCPSTFRGTSTVTKLPVFPLNSSSPPSSPTMVKRDKEGQEEEKKRTNHQSQPTQQLPGSRAGAPTGGGRGQRFQGRGHCGGKGLLSESQVRLLVGLYYLPHEHGPSAQKLLQDLTWLKINCHLVSANSKKAPPQKVEEWRGRASRFLSLCEDIAQLHCSVVGGSNRAVLYDLYPYVWDLRNTALVAKAFISWLDGRVLSDSSTLGSWRNCFDWCGKTTGADVLGVDSEPWVFKGGVSGEVQMLLPIGSNNELFTHPPPLFPTSRLYNIRPYHSKDKVELYRMVRQFHLRTQGGQESSTAHPDVIGDRCLGPCLALSPEYSFILEDELGVCGCVLGILDVRSFAKRCQASWIPAMRDKYPPKGNNTYPNTQNLIQLMEEDQGEYPDSLLYHFPSQLRLDALPELVDISVSRTLLTALLTALKANGSQGVFCEVQPTDRQRLEFLTKLGFLEILRGEARSREGVVLGRLL; from the exons GATGCAGCGCTGGGGGCTGAACACCTACCTGTATGGCCCAAAAGACGACCTGAAACACAGACTGCTTTGGAGAGAGGTCTATTCTCCTGAAGAGGAGG gTAAGTTACGTACTCTCATAGTGGAGGCCCAGTCTAGAGGTCTGAAGTTTGTTTACGCGTTATCTCCTGGTCAGGACATcgtcttttcttcttcctgtgaCTTGACTCTATTAAAACGCAAGCTGAGACAG GTATCAGACCTGGGTTGCCAGGCATTTGCCATTCTGTTCGATGACATAGATCACTCCATGTGTCAGGCCGACAGCGAGGCTTTCGCTTCATTCGCTCATGCTCAGGTCACAGTAACCAATGAGATTTATCGGTTCCTAGGTGAACCACCTGTCTTCCTATTCTGCCCCACAG AATACTGCGGTTCTCTATGCTCTCCTAGTGTATCCAAGTCTCCCTATCTACAAACTGTTGGGGAGGACTTGCTGCCTAATATAACAGTAATATGGACAG GTAGTAAGGTCATTTCCAGGAAGCTGTCTGTAGACTGCCTCGCTGAGGTGGAGTCTGTCCTCCAGCGACCTCCGCTCATATGGGACAACCTGCACGCTAACGACTACGACTCCAGACGTCTCTTCTTAGGGCCTTTTAAGGGTCGAGAGTCCCAGCTGAGGAGCCACTTGAGGGGCTTGCTGCTCAATCCCAACTGCGAGTTTGAAGCCAATTACATCCCTCTACACACCCTGGGAAGCTGGCACAGAGCAGGACAAGAGGACATGAAAG ATGAGGAGTGTGAGTACTGTCCTGAAAGAGCTCTCTCTGCTGCACTACATGACTGGTTGGAAGAACTCAACCAACCTCTGCAAGCAG gtCGGCAGAGCGTGAGGACAGACCAGCGTGCTTCTATCCCAACATCACGGTGCAAAACTCCAGACAGGTCCGACTGTCCTTCCACCTTCAGGGGAACCTCTACTGTGACCAAACTTCCAGTCTTTCCACTGAATTCCAGCTCCCCTCCCTCCTCACCTACTATGGTTAAGAGGGACAAGGAGGGtcaagaagaggaaaaaaagagaacaaaccACCAAAGCCAACCCACTCAGCAACTGCCAGGATCCAGGGCTGGAGCACCCACAGGCGGAGGCCGGGGACAGAGGTTCCAAGGTCGGGGTCACTGTGGTGGGAAGGGCCTCTTAAGTGAATCCCAGGTGCGGCTGTTGGTTGGTCTTTACTATCTTCCCCACGAGCACGGGCCTTCAGCTCAGAAACTGCTGCAGGATCTGACCTGGCTGAAGATAAACTGCCACTTGGTCAGTGCTAACAGCAAGAAAGCACCGCCTCAGAAG GTTGAAGAGTGGCGTGGCCGGGCCTCTAGGTTCCTGTCTCTGTGTGAAGATATAGCACAGCTTCACTGCAGTGTGGTGGGTGGGTCTAACAGGGCTGTCCTCTACGACCTTTACCCTTATGTTTGGGACCTGAGGAACACTGCTCTGGTTGCAAAGGCCTTCATAAGCTGGCTGG ATGGGCGAGTGCTGAGTGACAGCTCCACCCTCGGCTCCTGGAGGAACTGCTTTGACT GGTGTGGGAAAACCACAGGAGCCGACGTGCTGGGTGTGGACTCTGAGCCATGGGTGTTCAAAGGAGGCGTATCTGGGGAGGTGCAG ATGCTTCTACCAATAGGCAGCAACAACGAACTTTTTACTCATCCTCCTCCGCTCTTCCCTACCTCCCGTCTCTACAACATCAGACCTTACCACAGCAAAGACAAG GTGGAGCTGTACCGAATGGTCCGCCAGTTCCACCTGAGGACGCAGGGAGGCCAGGAGTCCAGCACAGCTCACCCTGATGTCATAGGAGACAG ATGTCTTGGTCCGTGCCTGGCGTTGAGCCCTGAGTATAGCTTCATCCTGGAAGACGAGCTTGGTGTTTGTGGCTGTGTGCTTGGCATCTTAGATGTTCGATCCTTTGCCAAGCGGTGCCAGGCCAGCTGGATACCTGCCATGAGGGACAAATACCCACCCAAAGGGAACAACACATATCCCAACACACAG aacttgatcCAGTTAATGGAGGAAGACCAGGGTGAGTACCCAGACTCTCTCCTCTATCACTTCCCCTCTCAGCTGCGATTGGACGCGCTGCCTGAGCTGGTGGACATCAGTGTCAGCCGAACCCTGCTCACTGCTCTCCTTACTGCACTCAAGGCCAACG GTTCTCAAGGTGTGTTCTGTGAGGTGCAGCCAACGGACCGTCAGAGGCTGGAGTTCTTGACAAAACTGGGCTTCCTGGAGATCCTGAGAGGAGAGGCCAGAAGCAGAGAAGGGGTTGTGCTGGGAAGGCTGCTCTGA
- the si:dkey-183c6.8 gene encoding protein O-GlcNAcase isoform X2 — translation MQRWGLNTYLYGPKDDLKHRLLWREVYSPEEEGKLRTLIVEAQSRGLKFVYALSPGQDIVFSSSCDLTLLKRKLRQVSDLGCQAFAILFDDIDHSMCQADSEAFASFAHAQVTVTNEIYRFLGEPPVFLFCPTEYCGSLCSPSVSKSPYLQTVGEDLLPNITVIWTGSKVISRKLSVDCLAEVESVLQRPPLIWDNLHANDYDSRRLFLGPFKGRESQLRSHLRGLLLNPNCEFEANYIPLHTLGSWHRAGQEDMKDEECEYCPERALSAALHDWLEELNQPLQAGRQSVRTDQRASIPTSRCKTPDRSDCPSTFRGTSTVTKLPVFPLNSSSPPSSPTMVKRDKEGQEEEKKRTNHQSQPTQQLPGSRAGAPTGGGRGQRFQGRGHCGGKGLLSESQVRLLVGLYYLPHEHGPSAQKLLQDLTWLKINCHLVSANSKKAPPQKVEEWRGRASRFLSLCEDIAQLHCSVVGGSNRAVLYDLYPYVWDLRNTALVAKAFISWLDGRVLSDSSTLGSWRNCFDWCGKTTGADVLGVDSEPWVFKGGVSGEVQMLLPIGSNNELFTHPPPLFPTSRLYNIRPYHSKDKVELYRMVRQFHLRTQGGQESSTAHPDVIGDRCLGPCLALSPEYSFILEDELGVCGCVLGILDVRSFAKRCQASWIPAMRDKYPPKGNNTYPNTQNLIQLMEEDQGEYPDSLLYHFPSQLRLDALPELVDISVSRTLLTALLTALKANGSQGVFCEVQPTDRQRLEFLTKLGFLEILRGEARSREGVVLGRLL, via the exons ATGCAGCGCTGGGGGCTGAACACCTACCTGTATGGCCCAAAAGACGACCTGAAACACAGACTGCTTTGGAGAGAGGTCTATTCTCCTGAAGAGGAGG gTAAGTTACGTACTCTCATAGTGGAGGCCCAGTCTAGAGGTCTGAAGTTTGTTTACGCGTTATCTCCTGGTCAGGACATcgtcttttcttcttcctgtgaCTTGACTCTATTAAAACGCAAGCTGAGACAG GTATCAGACCTGGGTTGCCAGGCATTTGCCATTCTGTTCGATGACATAGATCACTCCATGTGTCAGGCCGACAGCGAGGCTTTCGCTTCATTCGCTCATGCTCAGGTCACAGTAACCAATGAGATTTATCGGTTCCTAGGTGAACCACCTGTCTTCCTATTCTGCCCCACAG AATACTGCGGTTCTCTATGCTCTCCTAGTGTATCCAAGTCTCCCTATCTACAAACTGTTGGGGAGGACTTGCTGCCTAATATAACAGTAATATGGACAG GTAGTAAGGTCATTTCCAGGAAGCTGTCTGTAGACTGCCTCGCTGAGGTGGAGTCTGTCCTCCAGCGACCTCCGCTCATATGGGACAACCTGCACGCTAACGACTACGACTCCAGACGTCTCTTCTTAGGGCCTTTTAAGGGTCGAGAGTCCCAGCTGAGGAGCCACTTGAGGGGCTTGCTGCTCAATCCCAACTGCGAGTTTGAAGCCAATTACATCCCTCTACACACCCTGGGAAGCTGGCACAGAGCAGGACAAGAGGACATGAAAG ATGAGGAGTGTGAGTACTGTCCTGAAAGAGCTCTCTCTGCTGCACTACATGACTGGTTGGAAGAACTCAACCAACCTCTGCAAGCAG gtCGGCAGAGCGTGAGGACAGACCAGCGTGCTTCTATCCCAACATCACGGTGCAAAACTCCAGACAGGTCCGACTGTCCTTCCACCTTCAGGGGAACCTCTACTGTGACCAAACTTCCAGTCTTTCCACTGAATTCCAGCTCCCCTCCCTCCTCACCTACTATGGTTAAGAGGGACAAGGAGGGtcaagaagaggaaaaaaagagaacaaaccACCAAAGCCAACCCACTCAGCAACTGCCAGGATCCAGGGCTGGAGCACCCACAGGCGGAGGCCGGGGACAGAGGTTCCAAGGTCGGGGTCACTGTGGTGGGAAGGGCCTCTTAAGTGAATCCCAGGTGCGGCTGTTGGTTGGTCTTTACTATCTTCCCCACGAGCACGGGCCTTCAGCTCAGAAACTGCTGCAGGATCTGACCTGGCTGAAGATAAACTGCCACTTGGTCAGTGCTAACAGCAAGAAAGCACCGCCTCAGAAG GTTGAAGAGTGGCGTGGCCGGGCCTCTAGGTTCCTGTCTCTGTGTGAAGATATAGCACAGCTTCACTGCAGTGTGGTGGGTGGGTCTAACAGGGCTGTCCTCTACGACCTTTACCCTTATGTTTGGGACCTGAGGAACACTGCTCTGGTTGCAAAGGCCTTCATAAGCTGGCTGG ATGGGCGAGTGCTGAGTGACAGCTCCACCCTCGGCTCCTGGAGGAACTGCTTTGACT GGTGTGGGAAAACCACAGGAGCCGACGTGCTGGGTGTGGACTCTGAGCCATGGGTGTTCAAAGGAGGCGTATCTGGGGAGGTGCAG ATGCTTCTACCAATAGGCAGCAACAACGAACTTTTTACTCATCCTCCTCCGCTCTTCCCTACCTCCCGTCTCTACAACATCAGACCTTACCACAGCAAAGACAAG GTGGAGCTGTACCGAATGGTCCGCCAGTTCCACCTGAGGACGCAGGGAGGCCAGGAGTCCAGCACAGCTCACCCTGATGTCATAGGAGACAG ATGTCTTGGTCCGTGCCTGGCGTTGAGCCCTGAGTATAGCTTCATCCTGGAAGACGAGCTTGGTGTTTGTGGCTGTGTGCTTGGCATCTTAGATGTTCGATCCTTTGCCAAGCGGTGCCAGGCCAGCTGGATACCTGCCATGAGGGACAAATACCCACCCAAAGGGAACAACACATATCCCAACACACAG aacttgatcCAGTTAATGGAGGAAGACCAGGGTGAGTACCCAGACTCTCTCCTCTATCACTTCCCCTCTCAGCTGCGATTGGACGCGCTGCCTGAGCTGGTGGACATCAGTGTCAGCCGAACCCTGCTCACTGCTCTCCTTACTGCACTCAAGGCCAACG GTTCTCAAGGTGTGTTCTGTGAGGTGCAGCCAACGGACCGTCAGAGGCTGGAGTTCTTGACAAAACTGGGCTTCCTGGAGATCCTGAGAGGAGAGGCCAGAAGCAGAGAAGGGGTTGTGCTGGGAAGGCTGCTCTGA